A single Phycisphaerae bacterium DNA region contains:
- a CDS encoding DUF2252 family protein, translating to MTFRNRDATRLARHALNLRVALLAAMMAFAAVSQHADADEVLGTLQRMNSHLSTDIPNALPIRINSLRRGPNDFFRGTADLFYSWCREHCTEWAADRDGVVQLHGDIHAGNIGTYRIGGNSGELCFSLVDLDETCAGYFAFDLLRAAVSLRFAAIENGITLSDEKWERVSEQLCDGYASGLCGDVPDERLRSEFPVVRALLAKAEETDAAEYFGRFVDRSDGTRFRDVVIKKGRVADINETVDSDARSAVVSSLRGFFDGESAAARRRQIGIKDARELDSAVLDVVRWTRLDSSGSQGVRKFLVLLKANGGPGADMMILQLKEEPAPAAERVGLVKPASGANRAEAVAAAHVPLQCHHSEWVGAVVMGGVPCLVKPKSPYSKEPSAKDLNRPREIEEMARLMGTLLGRGHANSIGNDPGRIDAIRERLRAAAPVLNNRSADAAVFLREAYESLIRNPDAARLSQVAESWIAERTGRHTKSAGKKKPGRSD from the coding sequence ATGACTTTCCGAAATCGCGACGCAACCCGGCTCGCCCGCCACGCCCTAAACTTGCGTGTCGCCTTGCTCGCGGCAATGATGGCATTTGCTGCGGTCTCGCAGCATGCCGACGCCGATGAGGTTCTCGGAACGCTTCAGCGGATGAATTCACATCTGTCGACGGACATCCCGAACGCCCTGCCGATCCGAATCAACAGTCTGCGCCGCGGACCGAACGACTTCTTTCGGGGCACCGCGGATCTATTTTATTCGTGGTGCCGTGAACATTGCACTGAATGGGCAGCAGACCGGGACGGCGTGGTTCAACTCCACGGAGATATTCACGCGGGGAACATCGGCACCTATCGAATCGGCGGCAATTCCGGCGAGTTGTGTTTTTCGCTTGTGGATCTCGACGAGACGTGCGCCGGTTATTTCGCGTTTGATCTCTTGCGGGCGGCGGTTTCGCTGCGATTCGCCGCAATCGAAAACGGCATCACGCTTTCCGATGAAAAGTGGGAAAGAGTCAGCGAGCAGTTGTGCGACGGCTATGCGAGCGGGCTGTGCGGCGATGTGCCGGACGAACGGCTTCGGTCTGAATTTCCGGTCGTCCGGGCGCTACTCGCGAAGGCCGAAGAAACCGACGCCGCCGAGTACTTCGGGAGATTCGTCGATCGTAGCGATGGTACACGGTTTAGAGACGTAGTCATTAAGAAGGGCCGAGTCGCCGACATCAACGAGACAGTCGATTCCGACGCGCGGTCCGCCGTTGTTTCGTCGCTTCGGGGATTTTTTGACGGCGAGTCAGCAGCAGCCCGACGTCGGCAAATTGGCATCAAGGATGCCCGCGAGCTCGACTCGGCGGTGCTGGATGTGGTGCGTTGGACGCGGCTGGACAGCAGCGGCAGCCAGGGCGTTCGGAAGTTTCTCGTCCTGCTGAAGGCGAACGGCGGTCCGGGCGCGGACATGATGATCCTGCAACTCAAAGAGGAGCCCGCACCGGCCGCGGAACGGGTCGGACTGGTCAAGCCAGCCTCGGGCGCCAATCGTGCGGAGGCGGTCGCCGCCGCTCACGTGCCACTTCAATGTCACCATTCGGAATGGGTTGGCGCGGTCGTGATGGGCGGCGTGCCTTGTCTCGTCAAACCCAAGAGCCCCTATTCCAAGGAGCCCTCAGCCAAGGATTTGAACAGGCCGCGGGAGATTGAAGAGATGGCTCGGCTGATGGGAACGCTGCTGGGTCGAGGTCATGCGAATTCGATCGGCAACGACCCGGGCCGAATTGATGCGATTCGCGAGCGCCTGCGAGCCGCTGCGCCGGTGCTGAACAATCGGTCAGCCGACGCGGCCGTTTTCCTGCGCGAGGCATACGAGTCATTGATAAGAAACCCGGATGCCGCCCGGCTCAGCCAGGTGGCTGAGTCATGGATCGCTGAACGAACCGGCAGACACACGAAGTCGGCGGGCAAGAAGAAGCCGGGGCGTTCCGACTGA
- a CDS encoding prepilin-type N-terminal cleavage/methylation domain-containing protein: MMPKSSQVSMLHRRAFTLIELLVVIAIIAILISILLPALGAARERGRETQCKAFLAQFGSAFLGYSNMNDEFLCSGSFDPEVASGRDGPVDTVGWVADLVNSNSGFPGKMLCPSNPARYNQKLGPNGGTYGPDQARDLIDRGYNTNYTQSWYMGRTEYNPASGGGSLRSLEVTFGALSLSSLKNTQSSRVPLISDGRTDPTDYVLGERAVKTMTDGPFAGPYGTQNFVDFGPAHGMGSFNPLKQHNRIRANVLFADGHVGSFTDRDRDGEFGILTTTTPHGQKDLNNEVFDGVLSIGRRSNSRFELQ; the protein is encoded by the coding sequence ATGATGCCGAAGTCATCGCAGGTTTCCATGTTGCATCGCCGGGCCTTCACGTTGATCGAGCTTCTGGTCGTCATCGCGATCATCGCGATTCTCATCTCCATTCTGCTGCCCGCTCTCGGTGCCGCGAGGGAGCGCGGACGTGAGACGCAGTGCAAGGCGTTTCTCGCGCAGTTCGGCAGCGCTTTCCTCGGCTACTCGAACATGAATGACGAGTTTCTCTGCAGCGGATCGTTCGATCCGGAGGTCGCATCGGGCCGCGACGGCCCCGTCGATACCGTCGGATGGGTTGCCGACCTGGTCAATTCAAACAGCGGCTTCCCGGGTAAGATGCTGTGCCCGTCCAATCCCGCACGCTACAACCAGAAACTCGGTCCCAACGGAGGCACCTACGGTCCGGATCAGGCTCGCGATCTGATCGATCGAGGCTACAACACGAACTACACCCAGTCCTGGTACATGGGCCGCACAGAATATAACCCCGCCTCCGGCGGCGGCAGCCTGCGAAGCCTTGAGGTCACATTCGGCGCGCTGAGTCTCAGCAGCCTCAAGAATACGCAGTCCTCGCGAGTCCCCCTCATCAGCGACGGACGCACTGATCCAACGGATTACGTACTCGGTGAACGCGCCGTAAAGACCATGACGGACGGTCCCTTCGCCGGACCGTACGGCACCCAGAATTTCGTGGATTTCGGCCCGGCTCACGGAATGGGTTCCTTCAATCCGCTCAAACAGCACAATCGGATTCGCGCCAATGTCCTCTTTGCAGATGGTCATGTCGGCAGCTTTACGGACCGGGATCGCGATGGCGAATTCGGAATCCTGACCACGACCACGCCACACGGTCAAAAGGACCTGAATAACGAAGTATTCGACGGCGTCTTGAGCATCGGCCGCCGCTCAAACAGCCGGTTTGAGTTGCAGTGA